TCATCCTCACCGTCAGCTGGCGGACCGTCCCCGTCTACGACGCGCCCGACATCATCTACCTCGCCGCCTGGTCCCCGCTGATCATCGCCGGCGCCCCCGTCTACTCGATCGACGGCCGCCTCGCCGGCGAGGCCTGGCGCACCCTCGGCCCCCGCGCCGAACTCTGGGAACTGCGCCGCCGCGTGATGCGCCGCTCGGTGCTCTTCGCCTCCGTGGTCGTCGGCCTCACCCTGCTCATCGGCTCGGTCCTCGGCGGCGCCGTCCGCTCCACCGAGATGGTCACCGTCCCCGGCCCGAACGACGACCCGATCAACCACCTCCCCGGCCAGCCGCTGCCGACCGAGCCGGAGCGCCGCCGCACCCCCTCGGAGACCCCGCGTGACGCCCGCCCCGAGCCCTCGGCGGCGGAGACCACCGAGGCCCGCGAGGAGCGCGAGGAGACCCAGGAGGCGACCCGGCCCACCGAGACCGGCACCGGCGGCTCCACCCCGACGCAGGAACAGCGGCCGACCGCCACCGACGGCAGCGGCGGCAGCACCAGCAGCCGTACCCCCACCCAGTCGGAACCCGCCCCGCCGCCGACCACCAGCGACAGCCCCAGCGGCACCTCCGGCAGCACCTCGTCCAGCACCGGCGGCTCCTCCACCGGCACCCCCACCCAGGAGACGCCGACCGAGGAGGCCACCACCGGCGGCGGCGAGGCCCCGCAGAACCCGATCGGCGGCCTGCTGGGCTGAGCCCGCGCCACCCCCGCGCACCGGAAAGGCGGCACCGTCCCCCAGGGGCGGTGCCGCCTTCGTGCTGCCCGCGTGCGGCCCTCAGTGGCCCTGCGCGGCAAGCTCCTTCGCGGCCTCCGTCAGGTCCTTCGCGGTGTCGATGGCCCTCCAGTACGCCCCCTGGGGCAGCGGGAAACCGGCCAGGCGCCGCTCGCGCGCGAGACGGGGGAAGGTCGTCCGCTCGTGGTCGCCCAGATCGGGCAGGAGCGCGGTGAACGCGGGGGAGAAGACGTACACGCCGGCGTTGATGAGGAACGGCGACGGCGGCGCCTCGACGAAGTCGGTGATGTGCCCGAACGTGTCGGTCTCGACGGCGCCCCACGGAATCCGCGGGCGGGCCAGCGCCAGTGTGGCCGTGGCGTCCCGCTCGTCGTGGAACGCGGCCATCTCCCGCAGCGAGAAGCGGGTCCAGATGTCGCCGTTGGTGGCGTACCACGGCCGGTCCGGCTCGGGCAGGTGCGCCGCCGCGTACTTGAGGCCGCCACCCCGGCCCAGCGGCTCGGTCTCGACGACCGTGGTCACCTTGAGCGGCAGATCGGCCTCCTCCAGCCACTCCTGGAGGACTTCGGCGAGGTGCCCGCAGGAGACCACGGCGTCGGTCACGCCCTCGGCGGCCAGCCAGGAAAGCTGATGGCCGATGATCGGGGTCCCGGTGCCCGGGATCTCGACCATCGGCTTGGGGCGGTCGTCGGTGTAGGGGCGCAGCCGTGAGCCCTGGCCGCCCGCCAGGACCACGGCCTGCGTCGGAGTGGTGTGCATACGGGGAACGATAGGTGCCCCGCGGGCGCGGACGCGGTGACGGCGCTCAGCCCGTCGCGCGCATCACGCCGGTCGCGTACGAGGTGTCGCAGACCGGCCGGGAGAACGCCTGGGCGCGGGCCGGGCCGTAGTGCTCGACCGCGGCGCGGCCGAGGGCGCGGGCGATCGACACGCAGTGCTCGGCGAGCGAGGGACGGTTCTCCACCTCGCGCTGGAGGTGGGTGAGGGCGACGCCCGGGTCCTTCTCCTGGAGCTCGGCGAGGAGCCGGTCCCGCAGCACGTCCTGCGGGGCACGGGACTTCGCGCGGGTGGAGACGTCCGAGGCGGAGGCGGTCAGCATCTGGCCTTCGGCGTCCTGGCCGGCCCACGGGACGGCGGACACCGCGAGCGTTCCCGACAGGACCAGGACGACGGGCAGGACGAGGGCGAGGGAGCGGCCGATTCGGCGGGCAGTGTGCGTCACGCAGGCGAGCGTAGCGGCCGGTAGTGATATGGCGACATTTAGTCACTCTCGCGGGGGATGGTTCGACGCGGCTTTTCGAATCCCGTGTTGACGCGGGGCGGTCGGGCGGGCCCCGAATGCCGGGGTTTTCCGGGGTAAGCCCGTTTAAACGAACGACCCCGCATCCGCAAGGGATACGGGGCCGTTCGCCACGGGGTCCTTTCCGGCCGGAGCCGGAGGTCACTCGCTGATGCGCTGCTCCGTCGACTTGGAGAAGACGTGCAGTTCGCCGGCGCGCGGGACGACGTGCAGCGTGGAGCCCTTGGCCGGGATCTCACGGCCGCCGACGCGGATGACGATGTCCTTGTCCTCGCCGCCGACGCGGGTGGAGCCGTAGACGAAGCCGTCGGAGCCCAGCTCCTCGACCACGTTGACCGTCACGGCCACGCCGTCCTTGCCGGTCGGGCCCGACACGTCGAAGTGCTCCGGGCGGACGCCGACGACGACGGTGGTGTCGCCGTTGGCGGCGGCGGTGGCGAGCGCGTCACGGGAGACCGGGACGACGCTGTTGCCGAACTTCACGCCGCCCTCGGTGATCGGGACCTCGATCAGGTTCATGGCGGGGGAGCCGATGAAGCCGGCGACGAAGAGGTTCGCGGGCTTGTCGTACATGTTGCGCGGGGTGTCGACCTGCTGGAGCAGACCGTCCTTCAGCACGGCGACGCGGTCGCCCATGGTGAGCGCCTCGGTCTGGTCGTGGGTGACGTAGACCGTCGTGATGCCGAGGCGGCGCTGCAGGCCGGCGATCTGCGTACGGGTCGAGACGCGGAGCTTGGCGTCGAGGTTCGACAGCGGCTCGTCCATGAGGAAGACCTGCGGCTCGCGCACGATGGCGCGGCCCATGGCGACACGCTGGCGCTGACCGCCGGAGAGCGCCTTCGGCTTGCGGTCCAGGTACTGCGTGAGGTCGAGGATCTTCGCGGCCTCTTCGACCTTCGCGCGGATCTCGCTCTTGTTGACACCGGCGATCTTGAGCGCGAAGCCCATGTTGTCGGCGACCGTCATGTGCGGGTACAGCGCGTAGTTCTGGAACACCATGGCGATGTCCCGGTCCTTCGGCGGCAGGTGGGTGACGTCGCGGTCACCGATGCGGATGGCACCCGCGTTCACGTCCTCCAGACCCGCCAGCATGCGCAGCGAGGTCGACTTGCCGCAGCCCGAGGGCCCCACGAGGACGAGGAACTCCCCGTCGCCGATCTCGATGTCGAGCTGGTCGACGGAGGGAGTCTTGGCGCCCGGGTAGATCCGGGTCGCCTTGTCGAAAGTGACAGAAGCCATGGTGATACGCCCCTTCACCGGCAGGAACGTGCCGGACGATCCGAGTAAAGGAAGAGTTGAGGTCTAGTCCACCTGGGTGAACTCTGCTCGACGCTACCTGGCGGCGCCGGATCTGTCAGCAGTTCGAAGGGCGTGAGATTTCCGACCGTGGGCCGGGCGGGGTTGGTTAGACTGCACTCGCTGCCGCCTTAGCTCAGTTGGCTAGAGCGCTTGACTTGTAATCTTGAGGTCGTCGGTTCGATTCCGACAGGCGGCTCTGTACGACGAAGGCCCCGCCCCCCTTGTGAGGGGGGCGGGGCCTTCGCGGTACCGTGCGGCGCGCACCCAGGGGGGGTGCGGTTTCGCGACGAAGGACTGATCGCTTGCGCAGAACCATTGCACTTGGGGGGACGGCCGCGCTGCTGGTGGCGGGGCTGGTCTCGGGGGCGTCGACGGCGGCTGCCGATGACTGGTACCCCATGTTCGACGTCTCCGACCGGGTGGTTCAGCCCGGTACGTGGCCCGCCGAGGTGAGCCCGAACGGTGTCTCGTGGGACGGTCCGTTCGAAGGCACCCTCGTGTACGCCTTCAGCAAGGCGCCGCTGACGGACCCGACGTGGGCCAAGGGCGGTTTCCCCGCCGGGCTGTCGCTGCAGAACGAGGGGTGCCAGGCCCGGACCGGGGTGACCGGGGTGTACACCTGCCCCGTCACGGACGAGAACCCCTACAGCTCCCGTCTCGGCGTCGAGGCCGCGGCGGAGGCCGCCGACGGCACCACGCTGCACTACGGCTTCGTGTACGTCCCGCGCGGCGGTGACCTCGCGCGGGCCGTGAAGGAGGCGCAGACGGTCGACCTGCTGCTGGAGGACGGCCGGCACGCCGCCCGTACCGTCACGGTGAAGACGGCGGAGCACGTCGCCCAGAACACGATCCAGCTCTCCACCCCGCCCGTGGCCGTCGGCACCACGGTCACCCACACCGCCAAGGTGCACGCGGTGGACAAGGGCAGGCTCGAGATCGGCTTCGAGCCGGGCGAGGGCATGCGGCACTGGGAGGAGGGCGAGCTCCAGGTCGGGATCACCGATGTCCGCCAGGACTCCGGCACGACGGAGTGCGACCTCAGCAGCGGCTATCTCGCGGCCGACGGCGTCACGTGCGAGATCGACCCGGGAACGGCGGGGCCGGTCGACGTCACCATCTCGTACACGGTGAAGGCGACGCCGTCCGCGGCCGCGTGGCGGATCGGCACGTACGCGATGTTCCAGGTGTACGACAACGGCGAGCAGAACCCGGAGACCCGGAGCGAGTTCGTGGTCCAGAGCTCCCGTCCCGTGCCGACGCACTACGCGATGGTGTCCCGGGACAAGAGCGGGCTGCTGCACTGGCACCACGGCACCGGCAAGGCGTCCGCGCCGTTCTACGAGTGGTCGGAGACCGTCGGGCGCGGCTGGGGCATCTACAACGCCGTCACCAAGCTCGCCCCGATCACCATCGAGGCGGAGGGCGGCGGTGTCGTCGCCCGTGACACGTCCGGTGTGCTGTGGTCGTACCGGACGACCGGCAACTGGTACGAGCCGCTCACCTCGCGGGTGCGGGTCGGCAGTGGCTGGGGGATCTACAACCAGCTGGTCGGTGTCGGGGACGTCAGTGGTGACGGGCGGCCGGACATGATCGCGCGGGACGCGTCGGGCGTGCTGTGGCTGTACAAGGGCACGACGAGCACGACCGCGCCGTTCGCGACCCGGGTGCGGGTCGGCGGTGGCTGGGGGATCTACAACCAGTTCACCGGGGCCGGTGACCTGAACGGTGACGGGCGGGCCGATCTGATCGCCCGTGACACGGCGGGTGTGCTGTGGCTGTACCCGGCGACCGGCCGGGCCGACGTGCCGTACGGCACGCGGGTGCGGGTCGGCTCCGGCTGGCAGGGGTACTCGCTGGTGTCGTCGCCGGGTGACCTGACGGACGACGGGCGGGCCGACCTGGTCGCGCGGGACGGTTCCGGGAACGTGTACCTGTACCAGGGCACGGGCAAGGCCGCGGCTCCGTACCTGGGGCGGGTGAAGATCTCGCTCGGTGAGGGCGTCTCTTCGCTGAACGCGCTGTTCTGACGCGTGCGTGACGAAGGCCCCGGACCCCGTGGGGGGTTCGGGGCCTTCGTCGTGCCGGGGGTCAGCGGCCGGCGATGCGGTTGGCCCAGGTCGCCACGCGGTCGGTGGTGGCCGTGTGGGTGGAGGTCTCGCGGCGGTCGGCGCCGCGGAAGGCGGCGTACATGGTCTGGACGCCGAGCCAGCGGAAGGGTTCCGGCTCCCACTTGCGGACCTTGTGGTTCACCCAGGGGAGGGTGGTGAGGTCGGTGGCGCCGCCCTGGCCGGAGTCCTGCCGGATGAGGTCGCGGAGGGTGCGGGCGGCGAGGTTGGTGGTGGCGACGCCGGAGCCGACGTAGCCGCCGGCCCAGCCGATGCCGGTGGTGCGGTCGAGGGTGGCGGTGGCGCACCAGTCGCGGGGGACGCCGAGGACGCCGGACCAGGCGTGGTCGACGCGGATTCCGGCGAGCTGGGGGAAGAAGCGGATCAGGAGGTCGTGGAGGGCCTTGACGGTCTGGGGCTGGGTGCGGCCGTCGTTGTCGGTCTTCGAGCCGTAGCGGTAGGGGACGCCGCGGCCGCCGAGGGCGATGCGGCCGTCGGCGGTGCGCTGGGCGTACATGTAGGCGTGGGCCATGTCGCCGAGGGTCTCCAGGCCGTTCCAGCCGATGGACTCCCACTGGGCGTCGGTCAGCGGTTCGGTGGCGATCATGGAGGAGTTCATGGGGAGCCAGGTGCGGCGCTGGCCGGCGAGGGAGGCGGTGAAGCCCTCGGTGCAGCGGAGGACGTAGGGGGCGCGGACGGTGCCGTAGGGGGTGACGGCGTGCTTGGGCCTGATCTCGGTGACCGGGGTCGACTCGTGGAGGGTGACGCCGAGGGCTTCGACGGCGGCGCGGAGGCCGTTGACGAGCTTGACGGGGTGGAGGCGGGCGCCGTGCGGGGTCCAGGAGGAGCCGACGGCGCCGGCGACGCGGATGCGTTCGGCGGTCTCGCGGGCGCCGTAGATCTCGCGGTCGGTCTCGCCGAAGGCGTGCTCGACGGCGTGGAACTCCTTGAGGCGGGCGAGCTGCGCGGGGGTGAGGGCGACCTCCAGGACGCCGCCGCGGTGCTGGTCGGCGTCGATCTTCTCGGCGTCGAGGACGTCGAGGACCTCGGTGACGGTGGTGTTCATGGCCTGCTGGAGGCGGACGGCGGCGTCGTGGCCGTGGAGCTTGGCGTAGCGGTCGCGGCCGGCGATGCCGTTGTAGAGCCAGCCGCCGTTGCGGCCGGAGGCGCCGTAGCCGCAGAAGCGGGCTTCCAGGACGACGATGTCGAGGAAGGGCGCGGCCTTCTTGAGGTAGTAGGCGGTCCACAGGCCGGTGTAGCCGCCGCCGACGATGCAGACGTCGGCGGTCCGGTCGCCGGGGAGCGGTTCGCGGGGGTCCGGCAGGCCCTGCTGCGCGAACCAGAACGAGATGCCGCCGTTGACCGTGCTGGTGTTCATGTAGTCCCTCTTCCCGGTGCGTGGCGGGAGGGTACCGGGGGCGTCGGTCCCCTGGAAACGGGTCTTGCGGCGGCCGGTGGGGGTGGGGGGCGCGCCTGGGTTCGGGGGTGCGGATTTCGTCGCTCCGGAAGGATCCCTCCATGCCTGTGCGCAGGTCTCGGCGTGCCCTCGGGGCCGTGTTCGCCGCGGGTGTCATCGGCTTTGCGGGGGTGGGGTGTTCGGCGTCCGCGGGTGCGTCGGGGGTGGGGAGGGGAAGGCGGCGGCGGTGCGCGCGAAGGTGGTGGGTGTGCTGCCGTCGGCGGTGGAGGGTACGAAGATCGTCGTCGGTGCCGTGGACGCGCCGCACACGGTGACGGTGTACGCGGATCCGCGGTGCCCGTCCTGCGCGAGGTTCGCCGCGTTCTCGGTGCTGGTGGACGGGGAGGCGCTGGACGGCGGCGGCGGGCTGTACGAGGCGGGGGAGTTCGGGAGGCTGCTGGACGGGGCGCTCGGCCCGTAGGGTCGGCGGGTGATTCACGTACCGGAGGAACTCGCGGAGACCCAGGAGCGGTACAACGGCGAGGCGGGGCGCGCGTTCGTGGCCGCGCTGCCCGGGCGGGCGGAGGAGTTTCTCGGCCGGTGGGGGCTGCGGCTCGACGGGCCGTCGCTGCACGGGGTGGCGTCGCTGGTGCTGCCCGTGGTGCGGGCGGACGGCACGCCGGCGGCGCTGAAGCTGCAGCTTCTCGACGCGGAGACGGAGGGCGAGCCGGCGGCGCTGCGGGCGTGGGCCGGGGACGGGGTCGTACGGCTCCTGGAGCACGACCCGGGGACGGGCACGATGCTGCTCGAACGGGCGGACCACCGGCGGCACTTGTCGCGGCTGGGCGACGAGCGGGAGGCGGTGCGGGTCCTGGCGGGGCTGCTGGCGCGGCTGTCGGTCCGGGCGGCGCCGCCGGGGCTGCGGCGGCTGGAGGCGATCGCCGCGCGGATGCTGGCGCGGGTGCCGGGGGCGGTGGCGCGGCTCGCCGCGGAGGACGCGGCGCTGCTCGCGGACTGCGCGGCCGCCGTGCGGGAGGTGGCGGGCGAGCCGGGGGACCGGCTGCTCCACTGGGACCTGCACTACGACAACGTGCTGGGCGCGGAGCGCGAGCCGTGGCTGGTGATCGATCCGAAGCCGCTCGCCGGCGATCCGGGCTTCGAGCTGTTGCCGGCGCTGACCAATCTGTGGGACCCGGATCCGGCCGTGATCCGGTGGCGCTTCGACCTGCTCACCGAGCGGTTGGGGCTGGACCGGGAGCGGGCGCGGGCGTGGACGCTGGGGCGGGTGCTGCAGAACGGGTTGTGGGAGGTCGAGGAGGGCGAGGACGAGCTCGGCGTGGACGGGGTGGTCGTCGCGCGGGCGCTGCTGGCACGCTGAGGGCATGATCCGTACCGCCACTCCGGCCGACGTGCCCGTCATCCATGCCCTGATCCGTGACCTCGCGGAGTACGAGAAGGCCCTCGACGAGGTCCGGGCCACCACCGAGCAGCTGCACGAGGCGCTCTTCGGCGAGCGTCCGGCCGCCTTCGCGCACATCGCGGAGACCGAGGCCGGGGAGCCGGTCGGCTTCGCGCTCTGGTTCCTCAACTTCTCGACGTGGCGCGGGGTTCACGGCATCTACCTGGAGGACCTGTACGTCCGTCCGGAGGCGCGTGGCGGCGGTCACGGCAAGGCGCTGCTGACGGAGCTGGCGCGGATCTGCGTGGAGCGCGGCTACGAGCGCCTGGAGTGGTCGGTGCTGAACTGGAACAGGCCGTCGATCGACTTCTACGAGTCGCTGGGCGCCCGCCCGCAGGACGAGTGGTCGGTCTACCGTCTGACGGACGGGGCCCTGGCGGCGCTGGGCGCCCCGGCGACGGTGTAGGAAGTCCCTATGTGCAACGACCACGGCAATCACGGCGACGACATGGGCGTCGAGGCCCGTTTCCAGCGGATCACCGCCTTCATCGAGGCGCGGCTGACGCCGCTCTTCGACCCGGCGAACGGCAGTGACCACGGCTTCGGGATGGACGACACCTCCCGCGCCCTGCGGGCACTGCGCTACACGGTGCAGGCGGCCTCGCAGGTCGGCGGTCTGGTGGAGAAGCGGGAGACGGCGCCGGAGCTGCGTCAGGTGGTGGACCAGGCGCTGGAGCACAACTGGGACGCGCTGCGCTCCATCGCCCGGATGTGGGAGGACCACGAGGACTTCCGCAAGGAGTTCAAGGCGCATTCCTGGGACGTGCTCGGCGTCTGAGCCTCCTCAGGGAACCAGGACCACCTTGCCCATCGTGCCCCGGGTCTCCAGGGCGCGGTGGGCTTCTGCCGCTTCGGCGAGCGGGAAGGGGTGGATCGCGGGGCGGAGGGTGCCTGTGGAGGCGGCGGCGAGGGCGGCGAGTTCGAGCTTCCGGACGTCGCCGCCGGCCTTCTGGATCATGACGGGGCCGAGGACGGAGCCGGAGGTGATGCCGCGGGCGGTCAGCTCCTCCTCGGTGAAGGTGAGGGCTTCGCCGTCGTGGAGTCCGGTGCTGGACCAGCCGAAGACGAGGTGTTGTCCGCCCTTGCCGAGGAAGTCGACGGCGGTGCGGCCGGTGGTGCCGCCGACGGAGTCGAAGACGACGGTGGCGGTGCGGTCGCCGAGGAACGCGCGGACCTGGTCGGGCCAGTCGGGGCGGGTGTAGTCGACGGCGAGGTCGGCGCCGTTGTCGCGGACGCGGGCGACCTTGGCGGGGCCGCCGGCGAGGCCGATGACGGTGGCGCCGGCGTTCTTCGCGTACTGGACGAGGAGGGTGCCGATGCCGCCGGCGGCGGCGGGGACGATCGCGACGGACTCCGGGCCGAGGTCGGTGAACTGGAGGATGCCGAAGGTGGTGCGGCCGGTGCCGATCATGGCGACGGCCTCGGCGTCCCCGAGGTGGTCGGGGAGTTCGTGGAGGCGGGTGGCGTCGGTGACGGCCAGTTCGGCGTAGCCGCCGGGGTTCATGCCGAGGTGGGCGACGACGCGCTTGCCGAGCCAGCCGGGGTCGGTGCCGTCGCCGACGGCGTCGACGGTGCCGGCGACCTCGCGGCCGGGGACGGTGGGGAGCGTGGTGGGGGCGGGGAAGGGGCCGGTCCTGCCCTGGCGGAGGGCGGTGTCGAGGAGGTGGACGCCGGCGGCGGCGACGGCGATCCGGACCTGGCCGGGGCCGGGCACGGGGTCGGGCACCTCCTCGTAGGCGAGGTTCTCGGCGGGGCCGAAGGCGTGGAGTCGGACGGCGTGCATGACGGTTCCCCTGTCGTCGCGGGCGTGCGGTCGGGACCCAGGCTCGTACCTGAACCTCACTTGAGGTCAAGGCGGGTGGCTGTCGGTGGCGTGCGTCAGGATGGCCGTATGAAGCGAACGACCAAGGCGCCCCGCCGGGTGGAGCTGCGGCTGCCTCCCCTGGAGCCGTACGAGGGCGGGCTGGAGCCCGACGGGGACTACGACGGCCTGGAGCTGGCCGGGCTCGATCTGGCGGGCGCCTCGGGGGAGGGCGCGCGGTTCCTGGACTGCGTGCTGCGGGAGTGCGCGCTCGACGAGGCGCGGCTGACGGGGGCGCGTTTCCTGGACTCGCGTCTGGAGTCCGTACGGGGCGTGGGAACCGACCTGTCCGGGGGGCAGCTACGGGACGCGGAGGTCGTGGAGGCGCGGTTCGGGGGGACGCAGCTGCACGGTTCGGCGTGGGAGCGGGTGCTGGTGCGGGGCGGGAAGTGGGACTACCCGAACCTGCGGGCGGCGACCCTGCGGGACGTCGTCTTCGAGGGGTGCGTGCTGGTGGAGCCGGACTTCGGCGGGGCGGTCCTGGAGCGGGTCGCGTTCGTGGACTGCGAGCTGGTCGGGGTCGACGTGTCGGGGGCGAGGCTGACGGACGTGGACCTGCGCGGGGTGCGGCGCCTGGAGATCGCGCGCGGGGTGGAGTCGCTGGCGGGCGCGGTGATCTCCTCGACGCAGCTGCTCGACCTGGCCCCGGTTCTTGCGGCGCGGCTGGGGGTGCGGGTGGAGGACTGAGGTCCGGCCCCGGCCCGGCCCGGGAGAAGCGCTCCGGGCCGCCGCCGCTCACGACGGGGGTTTTCCGGGGGTGGCCATGAGCCGGGAGTCCGGCCGAGCCCCTGGGGGCGCGGGGGTTCGGGGGGTCGGGCGGGTCTCCGCGGGCTTCCCGGGGGGGGCTACTTCACGCGGGGGAAGCGGGCCTGGAGGTCCCAGACGGCCGGGTTGTCGGCCAGGCCCTCGTGCATGTCGGTGAGGTCGGCGATCAGGTCGTGGAGGAAGTCGCGGGCCTCGCGGCGGAGTTCGGCGTGAGAGAAGGTGAGCGGGCGTTCGTCGCCGGGCATCCAGTCCGCCTCGACGTCGACCCAGCCGAAGCGGCGCTCGAAGAGCATCAGGTCGGAGGACTCGGTGAAGTCCAGTTCGGCGTACTGGGGGCGGGAGGCGCGGCTGCCCCGCGGGTCGCTGTCGAGCTGTTCGACGATGTCGCAGAGCGCCCACGCGAAGTCGAGGACCGGCACCCATCCCCAGGCGGTGGACACCTCCCGGTCCTCCTCGGTGTCCGCG
The Streptomyces roseofulvus genome window above contains:
- a CDS encoding nucleotidyltransferase family protein, with the protein product MHTTPTQAVVLAGGQGSRLRPYTDDRPKPMVEIPGTGTPIIGHQLSWLAAEGVTDAVVSCGHLAEVLQEWLEEADLPLKVTTVVETEPLGRGGGLKYAAAHLPEPDRPWYATNGDIWTRFSLREMAAFHDERDATATLALARPRIPWGAVETDTFGHITDFVEAPPSPFLINAGVYVFSPAFTALLPDLGDHERTTFPRLARERRLAGFPLPQGAYWRAIDTAKDLTEAAKELAAQGH
- a CDS encoding sn-glycerol-3-phosphate ABC transporter ATP-binding protein UgpC, encoding MASVTFDKATRIYPGAKTPSVDQLDIEIGDGEFLVLVGPSGCGKSTSLRMLAGLEDVNAGAIRIGDRDVTHLPPKDRDIAMVFQNYALYPHMTVADNMGFALKIAGVNKSEIRAKVEEAAKILDLTQYLDRKPKALSGGQRQRVAMGRAIVREPQVFLMDEPLSNLDAKLRVSTRTQIAGLQRRLGITTVYVTHDQTEALTMGDRVAVLKDGLLQQVDTPRNMYDKPANLFVAGFIGSPAMNLIEVPITEGGVKFGNSVVPVSRDALATAAANGDTTVVVGVRPEHFDVSGPTGKDGVAVTVNVVEELGSDGFVYGSTRVGGEDKDIVIRVGGREIPAKGSTLHVVPRAGELHVFSKSTEQRISE
- a CDS encoding VCBS repeat-containing protein; this translates as MRRTIALGGTAALLVAGLVSGASTAAADDWYPMFDVSDRVVQPGTWPAEVSPNGVSWDGPFEGTLVYAFSKAPLTDPTWAKGGFPAGLSLQNEGCQARTGVTGVYTCPVTDENPYSSRLGVEAAAEAADGTTLHYGFVYVPRGGDLARAVKEAQTVDLLLEDGRHAARTVTVKTAEHVAQNTIQLSTPPVAVGTTVTHTAKVHAVDKGRLEIGFEPGEGMRHWEEGELQVGITDVRQDSGTTECDLSSGYLAADGVTCEIDPGTAGPVDVTISYTVKATPSAAAWRIGTYAMFQVYDNGEQNPETRSEFVVQSSRPVPTHYAMVSRDKSGLLHWHHGTGKASAPFYEWSETVGRGWGIYNAVTKLAPITIEAEGGGVVARDTSGVLWSYRTTGNWYEPLTSRVRVGSGWGIYNQLVGVGDVSGDGRPDMIARDASGVLWLYKGTTSTTAPFATRVRVGGGWGIYNQFTGAGDLNGDGRADLIARDTAGVLWLYPATGRADVPYGTRVRVGSGWQGYSLVSSPGDLTDDGRADLVARDGSGNVYLYQGTGKAAAPYLGRVKISLGEGVSSLNALF
- a CDS encoding FAD-binding oxidoreductase — encoded protein: MNTSTVNGGISFWFAQQGLPDPREPLPGDRTADVCIVGGGYTGLWTAYYLKKAAPFLDIVVLEARFCGYGASGRNGGWLYNGIAGRDRYAKLHGHDAAVRLQQAMNTTVTEVLDVLDAEKIDADQHRGGVLEVALTPAQLARLKEFHAVEHAFGETDREIYGARETAERIRVAGAVGSSWTPHGARLHPVKLVNGLRAAVEALGVTLHESTPVTEIRPKHAVTPYGTVRAPYVLRCTEGFTASLAGQRRTWLPMNSSMIATEPLTDAQWESIGWNGLETLGDMAHAYMYAQRTADGRIALGGRGVPYRYGSKTDNDGRTQPQTVKALHDLLIRFFPQLAGIRVDHAWSGVLGVPRDWCATATLDRTTGIGWAGGYVGSGVATTNLAARTLRDLIRQDSGQGGATDLTTLPWVNHKVRKWEPEPFRWLGVQTMYAAFRGADRRETSTHTATTDRVATWANRIAGR
- a CDS encoding thioredoxin domain-containing protein, whose translation is MRAKVVGVLPSAVEGTKIVVGAVDAPHTVTVYADPRCPSCARFAAFSVLVDGEALDGGGGLYEAGEFGRLLDGALGP
- a CDS encoding aminoglycoside phosphotransferase family protein — encoded protein: MIHVPEELAETQERYNGEAGRAFVAALPGRAEEFLGRWGLRLDGPSLHGVASLVLPVVRADGTPAALKLQLLDAETEGEPAALRAWAGDGVVRLLEHDPGTGTMLLERADHRRHLSRLGDEREAVRVLAGLLARLSVRAAPPGLRRLEAIAARMLARVPGAVARLAAEDAALLADCAAAVREVAGEPGDRLLHWDLHYDNVLGAEREPWLVIDPKPLAGDPGFELLPALTNLWDPDPAVIRWRFDLLTERLGLDRERARAWTLGRVLQNGLWEVEEGEDELGVDGVVVARALLAR
- a CDS encoding GNAT family N-acetyltransferase, whose translation is MIRTATPADVPVIHALIRDLAEYEKALDEVRATTEQLHEALFGERPAAFAHIAETEAGEPVGFALWFLNFSTWRGVHGIYLEDLYVRPEARGGGHGKALLTELARICVERGYERLEWSVLNWNRPSIDFYESLGARPQDEWSVYRLTDGALAALGAPATV
- a CDS encoding zinc-binding dehydrogenase, which produces MHAVRLHAFGPAENLAYEEVPDPVPGPGQVRIAVAAAGVHLLDTALRQGRTGPFPAPTTLPTVPGREVAGTVDAVGDGTDPGWLGKRVVAHLGMNPGGYAELAVTDATRLHELPDHLGDAEAVAMIGTGRTTFGILQFTDLGPESVAIVPAAAGGIGTLLVQYAKNAGATVIGLAGGPAKVARVRDNGADLAVDYTRPDWPDQVRAFLGDRTATVVFDSVGGTTGRTAVDFLGKGGQHLVFGWSSTGLHDGEALTFTEEELTARGITSGSVLGPVMIQKAGGDVRKLELAALAAASTGTLRPAIHPFPLAEAAEAHRALETRGTMGKVVLVP
- a CDS encoding pentapeptide repeat-containing protein; this translates as MKRTTKAPRRVELRLPPLEPYEGGLEPDGDYDGLELAGLDLAGASGEGARFLDCVLRECALDEARLTGARFLDSRLESVRGVGTDLSGGQLRDAEVVEARFGGTQLHGSAWERVLVRGGKWDYPNLRAATLRDVVFEGCVLVEPDFGGAVLERVAFVDCELVGVDVSGARLTDVDLRGVRRLEIARGVESLAGAVISSTQLLDLAPVLAARLGVRVED